The following coding sequences are from one Lolium rigidum isolate FL_2022 chromosome 6, APGP_CSIRO_Lrig_0.1, whole genome shotgun sequence window:
- the LOC124667442 gene encoding sphingosine kinase 1-like, with product MEDHHSAAAKVCVNGAPAEATLSTGGIGGAELRWRYSAGPAAERSLSLEADVLGVEANGKEVVVRAFVAAGKAAGKRRRRRDYVFEMADGEGAAAAWGDSLRCCLDSFGRPKRLFVLVNPFGGKRCASKIYEAEIKPMLEAAGVDVTMQETQHGGHARELATSLDLARYDGIVCVSGDGVLVEVVNGILQRTDWEEAIKMPIGIVPAGTGNGMAKSLLHAANQTCSISDALFAIIRGHKQALDVCTLVQGQKKIFSVLSITWGLVADIDIESEKYRWMGSARFDFYALVRIMNLRQYYGTIHFVPAPGYEAYGEPAKEVESSIVVRLEQNEEPQVCSYQGPSAELQGSDWRSIDGPFVAVCLNNVPWATESVMAAPEAKFSDGYMDAVIIRDCPKADLLALMLKMSDGSYVKSKYVTYLKVRSFRLSPGQLVENPKRGGIIDVDGEVIARGEGAYGRNKNQDVMAYGHQGLATVYCPK from the exons ATGGAAGACCACCATAGCGCCGCCGCGAAGGTCTGCGTGAACGGCGCGCCGGCCGAGGCGACACTCTCCACTGGTGGCATCGGCGGCGCCGAACTCCGGTGGCGCTACAGCGCTGGCCCCGCGGCGGAGAGGAGCCTCTCGCTGGAGGCCGACGTGCTCGGCGTCGAGGCGAACGGGAAGGAGGTCGTCGTCAGGGCCTTCGTGGCGGCCGGCAAGGCGGCAGGGAAGAGGCGCAGGAGGAGGGACTACGTGTTCGAGATGGCCGACGGCGAAGGCGCGGCCGCGGCGTGGGGCGACAGCCTGCGATGCTGCTTGGACTCGTTCG GCCGGCCGAAGAGATTATTCGTCTTGGTCAACCCTTTCGGCGGCAAGAGATGCGCGAGCAAGATCTACGAGGCAGAGATCAAGCCCATGCTCGAAGCTGCCGGTGTCGACGTCACAATGCAAG AGACCCAGCACGGGGGGCATGCCCGGGAGTTGGCCACTTCTCTTGACCTTGCGAGATACGACGGGATCGTGTGCGTTAGTGGTGACGGCGTCCTCGTGGAG GTAGTGAACGGAATTCTGCAGCGAACGGACTGGGAGGAAGCAATAAAAATGCCGATCGGGATAGTTCCAGCTG GTACAGGGAATGGCATGGCTAAATCACTCCTGCATGCTGCAAACCAGACATGCTCAATTTCAGACGCTTTATTCGCCATTATCAGAGGTCATAAGCAGGCCTTGGATGTCTGCACCTTAGTGCAAGGGCAGAAGAAAATTTTCAGTGTGCTGTCAATTACCTGGG GTTTGGTGGCAGATATCGACATCGAGTCCGAGAAATACAGGTGGATGGGGAGTGCGCGCTTCGACTTTTAC GCTCTGGTTCGTATAATGAATCTGCGCCAATACTACGGAACCATCCATTTCGTGCCTGCCCCGGGCTATGAGGCGTACGGGGAGCCTGCCAAGGAAGTCGAGAGTTCCATTGTGGTACGTCTGGAGCAGAATGAGGAACCTCAGGTGTGTTCTTATCAAGGTCCTTCAGCTGAGTTACAAGGTTCAGACTGGAGATCCATTGATGGCCCGTTTGTGGCCGTGTGCCTCAATAACGTGCCATGGGCTACTGAGAGTGTCATGGCAGCTCCTGAAGCCAAG TTCTCAGATGGATATATGGACGCAGTCATAATCAGAGATTGTCCAAAGGCTGATCTTTTAGCTCTGATGCTAAAGATGAGCGATGGGAGCTATGTGAAGTCGAAATATGTTACATATCTCAAG GTGAGATCTTTTCGGTTATCACCAGGACAGCTTGTCGAGAATCCCAAAAGGGGTGGCATCATAGACGTGGATGGCGAGGTGATTGCCAGAGGAGAAGGAGCGTATGGCAGAAACAAGAATCAAGATGTGATGGCGTATGGTCACCAGGGCTTGGCCACTGTATATTGTCCCAAATGA